A single window of uncultured Sunxiuqinia sp. DNA harbors:
- the rlmF gene encoding 23S rRNA (adenine(1618)-N(6))-methyltransferase RlmF, with protein MVKKKNHPTVKSKLHPRNKNRERYDFKQLIAVCPELNEFVRENPYGDESIDFSDAKAVKILNTAILKNNYGLGYWDIPANYLCPPIPGRADYIHYAADILSNCNSGIIPTGSSINCLDVGVGANCIYPIIGSMEYEWNFVGADIDPTAIKSATRIVNQNPALTERVSLQLQANPNNIFTGIIQPDERFALTVCNPPFHASAAEAQAGTLRKLSKLNTQKAKSPKLNFGGQSNELWCEGGEVAFLKNMIHESKRFAKTCFWFTSLVSKSERLPAAYKFLKQVEATEVQTISMGQGNKVSRIITWTFLSKKEQKEWTQRWK; from the coding sequence ATGGTTAAAAAGAAAAATCATCCTACAGTAAAGTCGAAATTGCACCCTCGCAACAAAAATCGTGAGCGTTACGATTTCAAACAGCTGATTGCTGTTTGCCCTGAACTGAACGAATTTGTAAGAGAAAACCCTTATGGTGATGAATCGATTGATTTTTCAGATGCTAAAGCAGTAAAAATCCTAAACACGGCCATACTAAAAAACAACTACGGACTCGGATATTGGGACATTCCGGCGAATTACCTGTGCCCTCCAATACCGGGACGAGCAGACTACATTCACTATGCTGCCGATATCCTGAGCAACTGCAATTCGGGTATAATTCCAACTGGCTCCTCCATCAACTGTTTAGATGTTGGCGTTGGTGCGAACTGCATTTACCCAATTATTGGAAGTATGGAGTACGAATGGAATTTTGTGGGTGCTGATATTGACCCGACTGCAATTAAATCGGCCACCAGAATTGTAAATCAAAATCCAGCACTAACCGAACGAGTCTCTTTACAATTGCAAGCCAACCCGAATAACATTTTTACCGGAATCATCCAACCCGACGAACGGTTTGCCCTGACCGTTTGTAACCCGCCTTTTCATGCGTCGGCTGCTGAAGCACAAGCCGGCACTCTTCGTAAACTCAGCAAGCTCAACACACAAAAAGCAAAAAGTCCGAAGCTAAATTTTGGCGGACAAAGTAATGAGTTGTGGTGCGAAGGCGGTGAAGTAGCGTTCCTAAAGAATATGATTCATGAAAGTAAACGATTTGCAAAAACATGCTTTTGGTTCACCAGTTTAGTATCAAAAAGCGAACGCCTCCCGGCCGCATACAAATTTTTAAAACAGGTTGAAGCGACCGAAGTACAGACCATCAGCATGGGGCAAGGCAATAAAGTCAGTCGGATAATAACATGGACGTTCCTTTCAAAAAAAGAGCAAAAAGAGTGGACTCAGAGATGGAAATAA
- a CDS encoding DEAD/DEAH box helicase has product MSKSIKNQKNILDKLNIEQLNPMQEEAQQTIHSNAEVVLLSPTGTGKTLAFLLPLVAELKRDCDEIQTLILAPSRELAIQIEQVLREMGAGYKTNAVYGGTSFSKDKLELKHRPAVLVGTPGRVADHLRRETFSTDSIKTLVLDEFDKSLEIGFEDEMREILRMLPMLEKKILTSATQKVDIPAFVGLKDPVNLNYLGEKSSQLKIKKILSPDKDKLEVLFKALCHIGNQPGIIFCNFKYTIQRMSDFLNEKKIRHGCFYGGMEQMDRERSLIQFRNGTHQLLIATDLAARGIDVPEIKFILHYQLPRRKDEFTHRNGRTARMFNDGTAYILHWEQEELPDYLGAVGIERLREAPLLNKSAWTTLFISGGRKDKISKGDIAGLFFKQGNLNKEQLGIIELKQDCAFVGVHVSQSKQLVELLDGCRLKNKKIRISIVS; this is encoded by the coding sequence ATGTCAAAATCGATTAAAAATCAAAAAAACATACTGGATAAGCTGAATATTGAGCAATTGAACCCAATGCAGGAAGAGGCTCAGCAGACAATCCACTCCAATGCTGAAGTCGTTTTACTGTCGCCCACCGGAACCGGAAAAACATTGGCCTTTTTGTTGCCCCTTGTTGCAGAATTGAAACGGGACTGCGATGAAATTCAGACCTTAATTTTGGCGCCATCGCGCGAGTTGGCTATTCAAATAGAACAGGTGCTTCGCGAAATGGGCGCTGGCTATAAAACCAATGCTGTTTACGGAGGCACCTCATTTTCAAAAGATAAACTGGAGTTAAAGCATCGTCCGGCTGTATTGGTTGGTACGCCGGGTCGGGTGGCCGATCATTTGCGGCGCGAAACTTTTTCTACCGACAGTATTAAAACATTGGTGCTCGATGAGTTTGATAAATCGTTGGAAATTGGTTTTGAAGATGAAATGCGTGAGATTTTGCGAATGCTCCCGATGTTGGAAAAGAAGATTCTAACTTCGGCAACTCAAAAAGTGGATATCCCTGCTTTTGTGGGATTGAAAGATCCGGTCAATTTAAATTATTTGGGAGAAAAGAGCTCTCAGCTCAAAATCAAAAAAATACTTTCACCTGATAAAGACAAACTGGAGGTGCTGTTTAAAGCGTTGTGTCATATTGGAAATCAGCCGGGAATTATTTTCTGCAACTTTAAATATACGATTCAGCGAATGAGCGATTTCCTAAATGAAAAGAAAATCAGACATGGGTGTTTTTATGGGGGAATGGAGCAGATGGATCGCGAACGATCCCTTATTCAATTTAGAAACGGCACACATCAATTGTTGATTGCTACCGATCTGGCTGCCCGTGGAATTGATGTTCCTGAGATTAAATTTATTCTGCATTATCAACTGCCAAGGCGGAAAGATGAATTTACCCATAGAAATGGTCGAACAGCGCGAATGTTTAACGATGGAACGGCCTATATTCTGCACTGGGAACAAGAAGAACTACCAGACTATTTGGGGGCGGTTGGCATCGAAAGACTAAGGGAAGCACCTCTTTTAAATAAGTCTGCATGGACAACTTTATTTATTTCCGGAGGCCGAAAAGATAAAATATCAAAAGGAGATATTGCCGGCTTATTTTTTAAACAAGGAAATCTGAACAAAGAACAATTAGGAATTATTGAGCTTAAACAGGATTGTGCGTTTGTTGGCGTGCATGTGAGCCAGTCGAAACAATTGGTTGAATTGCTGGACGGCTGTAGGTTGAAAAATAAGAAGATCAGGATTTCAATCGTTTCCTGA
- a CDS encoding dihydroorotate dehydrogenase-like protein: MADLSTTYMGLKLKNPLVLGASNLVNKPEVIQQVEKAGIGAIVYKSLFEEQIQLESIQLEDDLHEYEERHAEMTSIFPEMEHAGPKEHLLNVKTLKENTSVPIIASLNAIYETSWVEYAKELEKTGVDALEINLYATPGYFEVAGEGIEDKQIQIVKSVKKAVKIPVSVKLSPFYTNTLNFIKKLDEAGVDGFVIFNRFFQPDIDIEKELFHYPWDLSQEKDFQVSLRYAGLLYGNIDASVCASRGISSSEDVIKMLLAGANVVQVVSAIYRNQPPFVEKVLTDLSAWMDKKGYKSLDDFRGKLSRKNLKDPFAYQRAQYVDILMKSEEVFKKYPMV, from the coding sequence ATGGCAGATTTATCAACCACCTATATGGGGCTAAAACTAAAAAACCCGTTAGTTTTAGGAGCTAGTAATCTGGTCAATAAACCAGAAGTAATACAACAAGTTGAAAAAGCCGGAATCGGTGCTATCGTATACAAATCTTTATTCGAGGAGCAAATTCAATTAGAATCTATTCAGCTTGAGGACGATCTTCATGAATACGAAGAAAGACATGCGGAGATGACAAGCATCTTTCCTGAGATGGAACATGCCGGACCGAAGGAACACCTCCTGAATGTAAAAACACTAAAAGAAAATACGTCAGTACCAATTATTGCCAGTTTGAACGCGATTTACGAAACATCGTGGGTTGAGTACGCCAAGGAATTGGAGAAGACTGGTGTTGATGCTTTGGAAATTAATCTTTATGCAACTCCCGGATATTTTGAAGTAGCTGGAGAAGGTATTGAAGACAAACAAATACAAATCGTAAAAAGCGTTAAAAAGGCAGTTAAAATTCCAGTAAGTGTGAAACTAAGTCCGTTTTATACGAACACACTTAATTTTATCAAAAAATTAGATGAAGCCGGGGTTGATGGTTTTGTAATTTTTAATCGCTTTTTCCAACCCGATATTGACATCGAGAAAGAACTATTTCATTATCCATGGGACTTAAGTCAGGAAAAAGACTTTCAGGTTTCACTGAGATATGCCGGCTTACTTTATGGGAATATTGATGCCAGTGTTTGTGCAAGCAGGGGAATTTCAAGCTCCGAAGATGTAATTAAAATGCTATTAGCAGGAGCTAATGTGGTTCAGGTAGTTTCGGCTATTTACCGCAACCAACCACCATTTGTTGAAAAAGTGCTGACTGACTTATCAGCATGGATGGATAAAAAAGGCTATAAATCATTGGATGATTTCCGTGGAAAACTTTCACGTAAAAACCTGAAAGATCCATTCGCCTATCAACGAGCACAATATGTTGATATTTTGATGAAATCAGAAGAGGTGTTCAAAAAATACCCAATGGTATAA
- the mnmA gene encoding tRNA 2-thiouridine(34) synthase MnmA, with protein sequence MPPTFVAQLLDKMGEKVVIGLSGGVDSSVAAYLLKQQGYDVIALFMVNWHDRTGAITGHCTWEDDAMIAEMVAKKLDMPFHIVDLSKDYKTRVVDYMFDEYSKGRTPNPDVLCNREIKFDIFMDECLKFGADYVATGHYCQKTEIEKNGQHIYQLLAGEDNNKDQSYFLCQLNQSQLSKALFPIGHIDKPEVRRIAAEQDLPTAARKDSQGICFVGKVDLPTFLQQQLEPKTGNVIEVPAEFMAKKKTVEKTPNNFKKLCFAYPYKPWNGKVIGEHRGAHFYTVGQRKGLNIGGHDEPLFVLGTDVNRNIIYVGEGTEHPGLYRPGLFITNEEIHWIRKDLKMEYSETRNYDVRIRYRQPLEKATLYQQEEGIYILFENEQRGITAGQFAAWYDGKELIGSGVIS encoded by the coding sequence ATTCCTCCTACTTTTGTCGCTCAATTATTGGATAAAATGGGTGAAAAGGTAGTTATCGGACTTTCGGGAGGAGTAGATTCCAGTGTGGCAGCGTACCTGTTAAAGCAACAGGGATACGATGTAATTGCACTGTTCATGGTGAACTGGCACGACCGGACGGGCGCCATTACAGGACACTGTACCTGGGAAGACGATGCCATGATTGCTGAAATGGTGGCCAAAAAACTCGATATGCCTTTTCATATTGTTGACCTGAGCAAAGACTATAAAACGCGGGTGGTCGATTACATGTTTGACGAATATAGCAAAGGACGCACACCTAATCCCGACGTACTTTGTAACCGCGAAATCAAGTTCGATATTTTTATGGATGAGTGCCTGAAGTTTGGTGCTGACTATGTTGCCACAGGACACTACTGTCAGAAAACGGAAATCGAAAAGAATGGACAGCACATCTACCAACTACTCGCCGGAGAAGATAACAACAAAGACCAAAGCTATTTTCTTTGTCAGTTAAATCAAAGCCAATTAAGCAAAGCACTCTTTCCAATTGGTCATATCGACAAACCCGAAGTTCGAAGAATTGCAGCTGAGCAGGACTTACCAACAGCAGCCAGAAAAGACTCTCAGGGAATTTGCTTTGTCGGGAAAGTTGATCTACCTACTTTTTTGCAACAACAACTGGAACCAAAAACAGGAAACGTAATTGAAGTGCCGGCAGAGTTTATGGCCAAAAAGAAAACGGTTGAAAAAACACCAAACAACTTCAAAAAACTATGTTTTGCTTACCCATATAAACCGTGGAACGGCAAAGTAATTGGAGAGCACCGTGGCGCGCACTTTTACACGGTAGGTCAACGAAAAGGCCTGAACATTGGCGGACATGACGAACCTCTATTTGTGCTCGGAACAGATGTCAATCGCAACATTATTTATGTAGGGGAAGGCACTGAACATCCCGGATTGTATCGTCCCGGACTATTTATTACAAATGAAGAAATCCACTGGATTCGTAAAGACCTGAAAATGGAGTATAGTGAAACCCGTAACTATGACGTGCGAATTCGCTATCGCCAACCGCTCGAAAAAGCAACTCTTTATCAGCAAGAAGAAGGAATTTATATCCTTTTTGAAAATGAACAACGAGGAATTACCGCCGGTCAGTTTGCAGCGTGGTATGATGGTAAGGAGTTGATCGGCTCCGGCGTGATCAGTTAG
- a CDS encoding CAP domain-containing protein has translation MSQRIFPIFFLFLISLFAFNVEAQPNNQLIQRATYLDAFEKQVLIELNKVRANPAQYAEENLEPLLKAFDGRLFIWPGTIPIKTQEGEKALIECIRVMKKQKPLPLLSPSEGLSKAANILVKEQQKTGAIGHTGRRGSNPQTRVEQLGDWEGRLAENITYGNNSPFRVVVNLLIDDGVPSRNHRRNILDTAFRTIGIAAGEHPKYSKMCVMEMAGGFQSK, from the coding sequence ATGAGTCAACGGATTTTTCCCATTTTCTTCCTGTTTCTTATCAGCCTGTTCGCATTCAATGTCGAAGCGCAACCGAACAATCAACTGATCCAGCGTGCCACTTACCTCGATGCTTTCGAAAAGCAAGTGCTAATCGAACTCAATAAGGTGCGGGCAAACCCCGCTCAATACGCTGAAGAGAATCTGGAACCGCTATTAAAAGCTTTTGACGGTCGATTATTTATCTGGCCGGGGACTATCCCTATAAAAACCCAAGAAGGAGAAAAAGCACTGATTGAGTGCATTCGTGTCATGAAAAAACAAAAGCCATTGCCCTTACTATCTCCTTCGGAGGGCCTGAGCAAGGCTGCCAACATTTTAGTAAAAGAACAGCAAAAAACCGGAGCTATTGGTCATACCGGACGCCGAGGCTCCAACCCGCAAACACGAGTAGAACAGCTTGGAGATTGGGAAGGCAGGCTTGCAGAAAATATCACTTATGGCAACAACTCGCCTTTCCGGGTGGTTGTCAACTTGCTCATTGATGATGGTGTTCCTTCCAGAAACCACCGGAGAAACATTCTAGATACGGCATTTCGCACCATTGGAATTGCTGCCGGAGAACATCCAAAGTACAGCAAGATGTGCGTCATGGAAATGGCTGGCGGTTTTCAATCAAAATAA
- a CDS encoding Gfo/Idh/MocA family oxidoreductase has translation MDNTRRTFVKQSAVVAAGIAAFPTIMNAGCASPNEKITVGLIGCRGMGFSDLQSFLKNKEVECIALCDVDQRVLDKRAEDVEKLTGKRPLLYNDFRQIVDNKDIDAVIVGTPDHWHCLPMVYASQVGKHVYVEKPLGNTIEECNVMVAAQKRYGNVVQIGQWQRSHQHWNDAVEYLHAGNIGRIRSVKSWSNVGWKNSIPVVADSDAPDGVDYNMWLGPAPDRPFNKNRFHFTFRWFWDYAGGLMTDWGVHLLDFALFGMNKYVPKSVTAVGGKYAFPKDAMQTPDTMSAVFDFGDFGLIWDHTIGIYGANYGGRGHGVAFVGEFGTLVVDRNGWEVIPETRSTSAKEGYDGVELHHAVGDGLDLHVQNFLDCIRTGNKPNCDIETGAHIARFAHLGNISYRLGRKVNWNSEKQEFENDFEANQLVKANYRLPWTLPEI, from the coding sequence ATGGATAATACCCGTAGAACTTTTGTCAAACAATCTGCAGTAGTTGCAGCCGGAATAGCAGCGTTTCCAACGATTATGAATGCGGGCTGTGCCTCTCCAAACGAAAAAATTACTGTTGGATTAATTGGATGCCGGGGTATGGGATTCAGCGATCTCCAATCATTTTTAAAAAATAAAGAAGTTGAATGTATCGCTCTTTGTGATGTTGACCAACGAGTACTGGATAAACGTGCCGAAGATGTTGAAAAGCTGACTGGTAAACGACCTTTATTATATAATGATTTCCGCCAGATTGTTGATAATAAAGATATTGATGCGGTAATTGTTGGAACTCCTGATCATTGGCATTGTCTACCTATGGTTTATGCCTCGCAAGTTGGAAAACATGTTTATGTTGAAAAACCTCTTGGAAATACCATTGAGGAATGCAATGTGATGGTGGCTGCGCAAAAACGATATGGAAATGTGGTTCAGATAGGGCAGTGGCAACGAAGTCATCAGCACTGGAATGATGCTGTGGAATATTTGCATGCGGGAAATATCGGGCGTATTCGGTCTGTAAAGTCTTGGTCTAATGTTGGCTGGAAAAATTCTATTCCGGTTGTTGCTGATTCTGATGCTCCAGATGGAGTAGATTACAATATGTGGTTGGGACCCGCTCCAGATCGACCTTTTAATAAGAATAGGTTTCATTTTACTTTTCGATGGTTTTGGGATTATGCCGGCGGATTAATGACTGACTGGGGAGTTCATCTGCTCGATTTTGCTTTGTTTGGGATGAATAAGTATGTGCCTAAGTCGGTAACGGCCGTGGGCGGAAAATATGCATTTCCAAAAGATGCCATGCAGACACCGGACACCATGTCAGCTGTTTTCGATTTTGGCGATTTTGGGTTGATTTGGGATCATACCATTGGAATTTATGGAGCCAACTATGGAGGTCGCGGGCATGGTGTTGCTTTTGTGGGAGAATTTGGTACGTTGGTCGTTGATCGAAATGGTTGGGAGGTTATCCCGGAAACAAGAAGTACAAGTGCTAAGGAAGGTTATGATGGGGTGGAATTGCATCATGCGGTTGGAGATGGCTTGGATTTGCACGTTCAAAATTTTCTGGATTGTATAAGAACAGGGAATAAACCTAATTGTGATATTGAAACCGGAGCACACATTGCCCGCTTTGCACATTTGGGAAATATCTCATATCGTTTAGGACGTAAAGTAAACTGGAATTCGGAAAAACAAGAGTTTGAAAATGATTTCGAAGCGAATCAATTGGTAAAAGCAAATTACCGATTGCCGTGGACTTTGCCAGAAATTTAA
- a CDS encoding 4-hydroxy-3-methylbut-2-enyl diphosphate reductase: MQIEIDHKSGFCFGVVNAVKKAEETLEKSGKLYCLGDIVHNGMEVERLEELGLITIDRETFFTLKNCQVLLRAHGEPPSTYEYAKANNIELIDATCPVVLKLQQRVKKAAQEMNKKNGQIILFGKKGHAEVVSLNGQTDNQAIVIENKDDLSEVDPEKPAYLFSQTTKSLEKFNEIADELKQNSKQEINIKDTICRQVANRVPRMKEFAKQHDVIVFVGGKKSSNAQFLFEVCLKSNPNSYFISNPEELNPNWFSSENSVGICGATSTPQWLMEKVADQIKKYETSHT; this comes from the coding sequence ATGCAGATTGAGATTGATCATAAATCAGGATTTTGTTTTGGTGTAGTAAACGCCGTCAAAAAGGCTGAAGAAACACTTGAAAAGAGTGGAAAACTTTATTGTCTGGGCGATATTGTACACAATGGAATGGAGGTAGAAAGACTTGAAGAGCTGGGGCTCATCACCATTGACCGAGAAACATTTTTCACTCTTAAAAATTGTCAAGTGCTCCTTCGCGCTCACGGTGAACCACCCTCAACCTACGAATACGCCAAAGCCAACAATATTGAATTAATTGATGCGACCTGCCCGGTGGTTCTCAAACTTCAGCAGCGGGTTAAAAAGGCTGCCCAAGAAATGAACAAAAAAAATGGTCAAATTATCTTGTTTGGGAAAAAAGGACATGCCGAAGTAGTGAGTCTAAATGGACAAACTGATAATCAAGCTATCGTTATTGAAAACAAAGATGATCTATCTGAAGTAGATCCTGAAAAGCCAGCCTACTTGTTTTCACAAACCACCAAATCACTCGAAAAATTCAATGAAATAGCAGACGAACTGAAACAAAATTCAAAGCAGGAGATAAACATTAAAGATACCATTTGCCGACAGGTAGCCAATCGGGTTCCACGCATGAAAGAATTTGCCAAACAACATGATGTGATCGTTTTTGTTGGTGGCAAAAAAAGTTCCAATGCTCAATTCCTATTTGAAGTTTGTTTAAAAAGCAACCCGAATAGCTACTTCATTTCAAATCCTGAAGAACTAAATCCCAACTGGTTTTCCAGTGAAAATTCCGTAGGGATTTGTGGTGCTACTTCAACCCCACAGTGGTTGATGGAAAAAGTCGCGGACCAAATAAAGAAATACGAAACATCGCACACCTAG
- the cmk gene encoding (d)CMP kinase codes for MKQKADNNKIVIAIDGHSSCGKSTVAKQLAKRLGYIYLDSGAMYRAVTLFALHNQLAGGGKVDEQALIDRLEEIKIEFRFNETTKQNDTYLNGENVEDEIRQLPVANHVSPVATIREVRQAMVRQQQAMGKNKGIVMDGRDIGTVVFPDAELKIFMTASPEVRAQRRYDELTEKGKQVSFNEILKNVQDRDRIDSGRKESPLKQADDALILDNSTISREEQLKWVIEKVKEITEA; via the coding sequence ATGAAGCAAAAAGCTGACAACAACAAAATTGTAATTGCCATTGATGGCCACTCGTCTTGTGGAAAAAGCACAGTAGCCAAACAACTTGCCAAACGTTTAGGATACATTTACTTGGACAGTGGAGCCATGTACCGGGCAGTTACTTTATTTGCTTTACACAACCAATTGGCTGGCGGTGGTAAAGTGGATGAGCAAGCCTTAATTGATCGTTTGGAAGAGATAAAAATTGAGTTCCGGTTTAATGAAACCACGAAGCAGAATGACACCTATTTGAATGGCGAAAACGTGGAAGACGAAATTCGTCAACTTCCGGTAGCCAATCATGTTAGCCCTGTTGCAACCATTCGCGAAGTTCGGCAGGCCATGGTTAGGCAACAGCAAGCAATGGGAAAAAACAAAGGCATTGTTATGGATGGTCGTGACATTGGCACAGTTGTTTTCCCAGATGCAGAGTTGAAAATATTTATGACTGCCAGCCCGGAAGTTCGTGCGCAACGCCGGTATGATGAACTGACAGAAAAAGGTAAGCAAGTTAGCTTTAACGAAATATTGAAAAATGTACAAGATCGTGATCGTATTGATTCGGGGAGAAAAGAAAGTCCGCTAAAGCAAGCTGACGATGCTTTAATTCTTGACAACAGCACGATCAGTCGGGAAGAGCAATTAAAATGGGTGATTGAAAAAGTTAAGGAAATCACAGAGGCCTAG